The Aureitalea marina genome includes a window with the following:
- a CDS encoding 3-oxoacyl-ACP synthase III family protein, with amino-acid sequence MYSSKISGLGYYVPENVVTNEDLSKVMDTNDEWITERTGIKERRHILPGDGNSTSVMGVKAAKIAIERAGLTKDDIDLIVFATLSPDMYFPGGGVEVQEMMDMKTIPALDIRNQCSGFVYGISVADQFVKTGMYRHVLLIGSENHSGGLDMTTRGRGVSVIFGDGAGAAVISRNETGKGGILSTHLHSEGKHKNELALQGPSTRYWVPEIMQDDPQDDIPYYPYMNGQFVFKHAVVRFSEVIAEGLQANDLSVDDINMLIPHQANLRIAQFIQKKFGLDDNRVYNNIQKYGNTTAASIPIALTEAWETGKINSGDLVVLAAFGSGFTWGSAIIRWV; translated from the coding sequence ATGTACAGTTCCAAGATCAGTGGTTTGGGTTATTATGTGCCCGAAAATGTGGTGACCAACGAAGACCTCTCCAAGGTCATGGATACCAACGACGAATGGATCACCGAACGGACAGGGATCAAAGAAAGACGGCATATTCTTCCGGGCGATGGGAACTCCACTTCGGTAATGGGTGTGAAGGCCGCCAAGATCGCCATTGAGCGGGCTGGCCTCACCAAGGACGATATAGATCTCATAGTCTTTGCCACTTTGAGCCCCGACATGTATTTCCCAGGAGGAGGGGTTGAAGTACAAGAGATGATGGACATGAAGACCATTCCGGCGCTTGATATTCGCAATCAATGCAGTGGATTTGTCTATGGAATATCGGTGGCGGATCAGTTTGTGAAGACCGGAATGTACAGACATGTGCTGCTAATCGGCAGCGAGAATCACAGCGGTGGATTGGACATGACCACACGCGGAAGGGGTGTGTCCGTTATCTTTGGCGATGGTGCCGGCGCAGCTGTCATAAGTCGAAATGAGACGGGCAAAGGAGGTATTCTCTCAACCCATTTGCACAGCGAAGGAAAGCATAAGAATGAACTAGCCCTACAAGGACCCAGTACACGTTATTGGGTGCCGGAGATCATGCAAGATGATCCACAGGATGATATTCCTTATTACCCGTATATGAACGGACAGTTTGTATTTAAACACGCTGTGGTACGATTTTCAGAAGTTATCGCAGAAGGCTTACAGGCCAATGATCTCAGCGTGGACGACATCAATATGTTAATCCCTCATCAGGCTAATCTGAGAATTGCTCAATTCATTCAGAAAAAATTTGGTCTCGACGACAATCGGGTCTATAACAATATTCAGAAGTACGGCAATACTACAGCAGCCTCCATTCCCATTGCTTTAACGGAAGCTTGGGAGACCGGTAAGATCAATTCCGGAGATCTGGTTGTTCTTGCGGCTTTTGGAAGCGGTTTTACCTGGGGGAGCGCCATTATCCGCTGGGTATAA